TTACCCCGTTCAATCCAATACCAGGCAGCCCACTCACCCGGCTCAATCCAAAACCGATCCGCGAAATAATCAGTCCTCGTCGCGGTCTCCCTGGTACTTCTTGAAATTCTCCGCCTGTTCGAAGATTTCTTTGTAGACCTCGTCCCGGTCGATCGGCGGGTAGCCGTTACCAGCCAGTAGAATGATCTGATCCACCTTCAGCTCGGCTTTGATGTCGCTCCACTGGCTCCAGTCGGTGAACCGGGCCTTGTCGTCGACGATGATTTTTACCTTCTTCGCCAAATCGAGCAGCTTCTCTTCGGGGTATTCGAAATCATACTTCACCGTCAGGGATTTCAGGATGTCGTAAAACGCCTTCTCTTCGAAATCGATGCCCAGGTCGGGGGCGCCCCCCTTCATCAATTTGAAGCTGATCGAATGGATCAATGGTATCTAAATTGCCCTGAGTTTTCAGCAGCGAGTTATATTTGAGATCCTCAGACCTTGTCACCAACTTCTTTATACTTTTCTACAAACACAGCGATCTTCTGAAAAACGCTTTGCTTCTTCGTCAGGTACTGAGGATTGAGCGGGCTCATTTTAGGGAGAACGGCGTTGAGCTCGGTACCATTTTCGCTGGCATACCTTCGTTTTAGCGAGGCACTGATATATCGCCTGGCCGCTTCTAAGTTCAGGTTTTCGTCAGCAATCAGTTCCCCAACCTCGCGCTGTTGCTCTGCCCGTGCAAAGCTGTAAAAGGCATCCATCACGCTGGATTTATCGGGAAGTTCATCCAGATCCGCCTGGTTAATAAAATCAACTACCAGACTTTCCGTGGCGCGTATGTCAAAACTGGCACGAATCAAGCGACGCATTTCATCAACCAAATCCGCTTTGTTCTTAGTTTTCTTATTGTGCTCGAAAATCAGTTCCAGAATATAATCCAGATTGATCTCCTGTGACTTCAGCAGGTCGATCTCAAATACCACGTCAGTCCAATCAATCTTGGACTGCTCATTTTCACTGCCCGCCTTTTCACGCCGCAGCCAGTCCCGGATGTCGTTGTAAGTGGAGCGGTAATCCTGAATTTTACGATCGGCAGGTAGCGTAATACTCTGCAATGTGGCCAGATCATCATCGCTCAAGTGATGCTCAGCTTTGAATTCTTCGACTTGCTCTGGGCTATCCCAGTCGATGCTTTGCAACGCTTTCAGGCTGGCAAATTCGTCGTAATTTTGCAGGATATTTTCAACCCGCAAATACTGGCCAAACAGCTTCACGAATTCCTTCTTGTCTTTCTCTTTAACGATTTCTTCCGGGGCGGGAAACCGTTGTTCCAACTCCGCGACGACCTCCTTAAAACCACGCCGCGCTTCGCCGGTTACCAGATCGGTGAAGCCCTCCATGTATTCCTTGTAGCTTTTTTCAAGCACCACGTTCTTTGTGTTGCTGTCTCCAAACATAGTGATCGCGTCGATGGTGGCCGTTTCCAAATCGCGAAAGGTAACAATATTGCCAAACGTTTTGGTGGCGTTATAAATCCGGTTCGTTCGCGAATAAGCTTGAATCAAACCGTGATAACGGAGGTTTTTATCGACGAATAGAGTGTTCAGTGTCGGTGCGTCGAAACCGGTCAGGAACATGCCCACTACAATCAGCAAATCAATGTCCTGGGATTTCACCCGTTTGGCCAAATCACGGTAGTAATTCTGAAAGCCCTTGCTGTCCACACTGAAGCTGGTTTTGAAGTGGTTGTTGTAATCATTAATCGCCGCATTCAGGAACTCCTTAAAGCTGCTGTTCATTGCCGATACTTCAAAGCTCTCATCCTCAATATCGCCTACCGCATCCTGCTCTTCGTTAGCAGCAAACGAAAAGATAGTGGCAATTTTCAGACGTCTATCGCTGCCTGCTTGCAGATCGTTCAACTTTTCGTAATACAGCTTCGCCGCGTCCACGCTGCTGACCGCAAACATCGCATTGAACCCAGTCCCGTTCGCCCCTAAACGGTGCGTTTTCTGTCGGAAGTGGGTCAGGATGTATTGTGAGATCTCTCGAATGCGTTCCGGGTGCAGGAGTGCCTCACGGTTCTCTGCCGCGGTTAGCTTCTTCTCGTCCTGTTCGGTTTCAATCGACTTGAACTGTGGACGGACATCGTTGTAGTCCACTTTGAACTTGAGTACCTTTTCATCCCGAATTGCGTCGGTGATCACATATGTATGTAACTGTTGGCCAAACACGCTGGCAGTGGTATCAGCACCTGACGCGTTTTCCGGAAAAATTGGGGTGCCGGTAAAGCCGAACTGATAATACCGTTTGAATTTTTTCTGGAGATTCTTTTGGGCTTCACCAAATTGGCTGCGATGGCATTCGTCAAAAATAAAGACGACTTGCTTCTGGTATATCGGCAGCTCAGATTCGCTCTTCATCAGGTTGTTGAGCTTTTGGATCGTGGTAACAACGATCTTGTTGTCGTCCTTGTCCAGGTTGCGTTTAAGGCCAGCGGTACTGTCTGAACCGTTGACACTGTCGGGTGAAAAACGCTGGTACTCCTTCATCGTCTGATAGTCCAGGTCTTTACGGTCGACGACGAAAAACACCTTGTCGATAAAATCCAACTCGGTTGCCAGGCGGGCTGCTTTGAAACTGGTCAAGGTCTTGCCCGAGCCAGTAGTGTGCCAGACATAACCGCCGCTTTCCGGTTTGCTCCAGGTTTTAGCAACATAGGAGCTTTTGATTTTCCACATGATCCGCTCGGTAGCGGCAATCTGATAGGGCCGCATCACCAGCAGGGTGTTGCTGGCATCAAATACCGAGTAGTTAAGTAGCACTTCGAACAAGGTCTTCTTTTCAAAGAAAGTCGCGGTGAAATCCTTTAGATCCTTGAGCAGACTATTATCCGACTTTGCCCAGTTCATGGTGAAGTCAAAACTGTTCTTATCCCGCTGGGTGGTGTTAGCGAAGTAGCGGGTATCGGTTCCGTTCGAAATGACAAACAGTTGCAGATATTTAAATAGAGAGTTCTCGCTGTTAAAGCTTTCCTTACTATAGCGATGCACTTGATTAAAGGCCTCGCGAATCGCCACGCCTCGTCTTTTCAGCTCCACCTGTACCATCGGTAGTCCGTTTACCAGAATCGTGACATCGTAGCGGTTGGCATGGCTGCCGGTCTGCTCGAATTGCCCGATTACCTGCAGCTTGTTACGAGTCAGTTTTTTTTTGTCCAGCAGGTAAATGTTCTGGATGTGTCCATCATCAAAGACAAAATCGAGGATATGGTCATCGTGGATCTTGCGGGTCTTATCGACGATGCTCTCGCTGGGTTTATCGAGATAAGTCTCGACAAACCGCAGCCATTCCCCATCAGCAAATTCCACGTTGTTCAACTTCTGTAAGTGCGTGCGTACATTAGCAAGCAATGCCTCTTGAGAATTCAAGTCGGTCCGGTACTCATAGCCTTGGTTCCCCAGATCCTGAATGAGTTCCCGTTCCAGATCAGCTTCGCTTTGGTAGCTTTCGGGAACAATCCTTTCCCGATCGTATTTCTCCAGTATGATGAAATTTTTCGATTCGGCTATGGGGTTGTAATCAATCATCTGATTCTTGCTCCTGCCAGAACCGGTGTGTACTAACAATATGGTCTATTAACTGCTTCAGCACTTTTTGATCCTGTGGCTCAAGATCAGGTACTTCTTCTGCAGAATGTTTGGAATGACTTGAGAAATTCAAGATCCGCTTGGCATACGGATTGGGCCGACCATCTTCAGAGGACGGGAGTAGATGCTCCCACCGTTTATGTCCAAGAAATGTCGCCGTTTTTTCGAGGATATTCCTCAACAAACTGAAGTGATACTTTTCGACCTGTCCTGAATCAATCACTGCCTTGAGTTTTGCTAAAAGATGAAGATGGTATGAAAACGGAGAATCATTTGGTTGTGGAACAAGTAGATACCCACCTTCTTCTGATCGTTCCAGTCTTGATTTGCCAAACCACTTGCCTCGCCAGTAAGGTCGCCTCGACTTGTCATCACTTACAAGTTCATTGCAGAGTACGTTGTAGAAAACAGGATTGTGGGTTGATATGATAAACTTGACGCTTGATTCGTTCAATCGGATAAGCTCGGCAAGGTCAACGGCCAATTCAATCACATGGTTGTCATCTAATGAGCTGACCGGATCGTCGATAAAAATGTACTCCAGCTTATCAAAAACATTTGTCTCTCGCTCGTCTGGTTCGGGTACGTTAAGAATGGATACGACTTGCTCCAGCAGAGTATAAAAGACACTCCAGATAAAATTGCTTTCTTCACCCTTTGACAGTTTCAGATTACCTGAATCAACATTGTCACCAGTCTCAATGCTGAAGGTTACCTCTACGATTGATTGGACGACAATCTTCTTGCCGTTTTGGTGTCGCTCTCTGGATTCGGAATGAAATCGCGGTGTGAGTTTGTCAGAAGTGTAACGCTGAAAGTTGGCGATGACGTTTTGATCTTGCCCCTGGTCAACGAGAATCCAATCCGTGAACGAGTTCGGCTGAATCTTCAATTTGGGCTCGGCATCGAGGGTCAAATCGTTGTCCCAATAGAACAAGTCTTCGGTAAACGCGTTGTAGTAGAGAATCTTATCCCGCGACAACACTGTTTCGTCAACGTCATTCTTAGGTGAAATGAGTTGTTTGAACTCCCGAGACAAGCGGGTTTTTCCTGTGCCATTGAAGGCGTAAATCAGCTGCACCTTTTGGTCGGCACCTTTTAGTTGATGGACAATGCCTGTGAGGGTTTTTAAATACGCTTTATAAAAATTCAGGATATCACATTCTTTAATAGCCCAGTGGGTTCTATAAAATTCAAAATCAGACTCGTTAATGTTCAATTCCTGCCAATTCTTTTGTAGAACCCCTTTAGTAAGAGGATAATTCTCTTCACTGAGTTTGAAATAAATTCGCAATCTATTTGGCTGAACCTCAATGTTCGTGATTTTTCCTATTCTGGTGTCAGCATTTTCATGCTCAACAGAGAAAAGTGTTGGTAGTGTTTTTAGCTTATTACGAGCATCTTGATCTAATGTCTGGAATTGTTCTTTGAGATGATCTTCCGTGTATTCAAGAAATCTGTCTCTCGGGAAGTCCACATAACCACTATCGCCTGACCAAAATTTAGGGTCGCTATGCATAATGAGATTGTATAGTTTCTGGCTCATACCTCTGCCACCTTCACCGGTTTCTGGAAACTCAGCAGTAGATCACGATAGTATTCGTATTGCTGTTGACGCAATTCAATTTCACTCGGCAAGTCTTCGCTGATCGAGTTGGTCAGGGCGTCGAATTTGTCAAGGATATTAACGATGCGATTTTGTTCTGCAATTGATTTCTTAGGATTATTGGGATGCGGTATTGGTATTCGCACCTTAGACATCCCGTCCATTAGAAGTCTTTTAACTTTTCCTCTTGATACATGCTTTGCTTTCTCTGAAATGAACGTTTCTGTTTGCATGCAGTAAGATACAAATTTCGGGTTCAATGAGTGACGGAAAGCATAGCTATCATCGTGAATGGCAACGTTCTTATTTCCTAGCCACGCGACTGCCTTGCCGACGTCTTCGACCGTTTCACCCACACCTGCAATAACTACGTCCTCTGGATGAGCATAGCTCAATGAATCAGCCAATTCAGAGCGAACCTGGGACAGTGCTCTTTCGGCTGAAACACCGTAGTGTGTGTAGATCTCACCATAATGGATCACGTCAATTCCATCATGATCCACATAGTCGCGTTTGGTAAACCGTTTCCCACGTATGAATTCTCCTAGCTCCCCCAGCGGTTTCCATTCGACTTCGCCATCTTCAAAACTCAACAGATGATCGCGATAGTAGTTGTATTGTTTCTTGCGGGCGGTCAACTCGGCGGTCAGTTCGGCGGTCAGTTCGGCGGTCAACTCGGTAAACGTGTCCAGAATGCGGACAATTTCGGCCTGGATCTCAAGCGATTTTGTTTGATTTGACGGGCACGGGACTGGGATTGGTGTCTCTCGCGCCGTTGACCAGTGCCGTTTATAACTCAATTCTTTTTTGTAGAAATTTTGAAAAGCGTAATAGACGTACTTGGCGTTAGCGGAAATTGGCCTGAGCACCTTCAATCCATCGGCACCTTGGATGAATGGAAAATCTACGTACTTTATATGCTCAGAATGGTCGCCAAAGATTACATATTTACCAGTTTCAATTGGGGTTAAGTTTTCATCGGTGTAGCCAGCAATATATTCCACGCCCTGGTCAACGATTGGAAGTTTTCCTGTGTCGCGATAGGCATCTCGTTTAACCTTTGAAGGCGCTGTTATAGTTTTAATCAACTCCCCTAGCGGCTTCCATTCCACTGGTGCCCCATTCAGTAGCTTGTCCATAAAACTCATGTTTCTCAAGCCTCGACCTCCACTCCATCAATCTCCGCGACAATTGAATCGATCTCCGCACGCAATTGATCGATCCTGGCCATGGTTGTTTTGAGCTCGGCGTTGAGTTGAACAATATCCACCTTCTCGCGTGTATCATTGGGTTCGACATAGCTGCTGACCGACAGGTTATAATCGTTTCCAGCAATGGTTTCGAAAGAGACCGATTGGGCAAAGTGATCGATGTTCTCCTTGCTATCGAAGGCCTGCATGATGGCTTCGATGTGCTCGTCGGTCAGGATGTTGGTGTTGGTGGCTTTTTTAAAATAGTCCTCTCCACTCGCATCAATGAACTGAATGTTCGAATCGGTTTTGTGTTTGGATAACACCAGAATATTGACCGCGATGGTGGTGCCATAAAACAGGTTCGGAGCCAGTGAGATCACCGTTTCCACGTAATCGTTATCCACCAGATACTTTCTGATTTTCTGCTCGGCTCCCCCGCGGTAAAAAATGCCGGGGAAGCAGACAATGGCCGCGCGACCTTTGCTGGACAGGTAACTGAGGGCGTGCAGCACAAAGGCGAAGTCGGCTTTGGATTTGGGAGCCAGTACACCGGCAGGAGCAAAGCGATCGTCGTTGATCAGGGTGGGGTCGTCGCTTCCCTTCCATTTCACTGAGTAGGGAGGATTAGAGACGATGGCGTCAAAGGGTTTCTCGTCGCCGAAATGCGGTTCGGTCAGGGTATTTCCCAGTTGGATGTTGAACTTGTCATAGTTGATATTGTGCAAGAACATGTTCATCCGGGCCAGGTTGTAGGTCGTGTGGTTGATCTCCTGGCCGAAAAAGCCCTCTTCAATGACATGGTCGTCAAAATGTTTTTTGGATTGCAGCAACAGCGAACCGGAACCACAGGCAGGATCGTAGATCTTATTAACGCTGTCCTGTTTATGCATGGCCAGCCTGGCAATCAGTTTAGACACATGCTGCGGCGTAAAGAATTCACCCCCTGATTTGCCCGCGTTGGCCGCGTAGTTGGAGATCAGGAACTCGTAGGCATCGCCGAATAAATCGATCTGGTTACTCTGAAAGTCACCAAAATCCAGACCAGCCACTCCTTTCAGTACGTCCGCCAATCGGGAGTTTTTGTCCTTCACTGTGTTGCCCAGGCGGTTACTGGTAGTATCAAAATCGGCAAACAGGCCTTTGATATCCCCTTCAGACGGGTAGCCGTGGGCCGAAGCTTCAATGGCGGCAAAGATGGATGCTAAGTCTGTGTTCAAACTTTCGTTAGTGTTGGCAGCTTTGGCAATGTTCACGAAGAGCTGGCTGGGGTAGATGAAGTATCCCTTGGTTTTGATGGCATCGTCTTTGATCTCGGGGGTGATCACTGTATCGGGAAGTTCAGCATAATGAATGCTCTCATCGTCGGCTTCGATGTAAAGGGCAAAGTTCTCACTGATAAAGCGGTAAAACAGTGTGCCCAGGACATACTGTTTGAAGTCCCATCCATCCACGGCACCACGTACGTCATTGGCAATTTGCCAGATCTGGCGTTGCAGGGCGGCACGTTGTTGGGAAGCGTTCATACGATTGTTGTTCCTTCTTAATTATCTGACCTGTCACATGGGACATGGCTTACGTTTTGGGCTTGGCTGCCTTCTTCAAAAAAACGTCGAGGTCGCTCCGTTTGAACAGTCGATAGCCGTACGCCGGATTCCGATGCATCGGAAAGTCTCTATGAACCGCCCAGCATTTCGGCTGTCTTCATGTAATCGCTCAATTTTGGCATTTCAGTTTCCTGGGTTAATTCCAGTTGGTTAAATGCGACCGCTCATAGTCTACAAAAGCCTGCACGCCTGCGATACGCATTGAGTCTGATTTAACTGATGAAAAACCACTGCTGGAGAAAGGAAGTTCACTTCGACAATCAAGTTCCCAATGTTGATGCCACCGCGTGCACGAAGTAAACGCTGCAAAGTCGAGGCCCAGACGCGAGAAGTAGTTGTCCGGCAGGGCACCTTTGAGCGAGGCGTTGCTCTTTTCGACGGCGGTCAGAGCCGAGTCGATCTTGATGGCGATATCCCCCTGCTTGGCCTGCTGCTGGATATAGCTCCAGCGGGAGGTCTCGGGCAGGAAGAAGACGTTTTTCATGGCGTAGAATTCGACGAGGTCGGTGTATTGCGCTTTCCCCTCCGCGATGAGTTCCGCACGGCGTTCTTCGAATTGATCGGACACGAACTTGAGGAAGATCAGGCTGAGGACGACGTGTTTGTATTCGGAAGACTCCACACTGCCCCGCAGCCGATTCGCGGAATCCCAGAGGGACTCCTCAAACCCTTTATCACTCTTCTTGGGGGCTGCTTTTTTCTTCGCCATGGGGGTTCCTTGATGTTGCTCTCTGTAACTACTGCGAAAGGTTCAAAACGATTTCTACCACGAAATTCACGAAAAGACACGAAAGGCTGGCTGACTTATCAGACGGTGTTGACTGGTTCCTGCAGGGTTTTCTTCATCTGTTCTGCGGCTTCGAGCAGTGGCTGTTTAAAGGTTTTTTCCAGTCGGCTCATATGCTTGATCATCCAGTCAATCAGTTCCGGCCAGTTTTCTTTGTCGTAGCCATCAATCTCGAGCGGGTACTGGATACGCGAGACTTTTTTATCATCATTGCGATACCAGGTTAACGGATACCCGAACTTATCTTCCAGGATTTCTTTTTGCGAGGCTAACGCATCAAAGATCAATTTGTTTTCTTTCAAATCAGAACGTCCCATGATAACTTCAACGCGTGATTCCGATTTTCCAAAGATCAGGGTAAAGGTGCAACCACTGACACCTGAGCCGGCACTGATCCATTGGTCTTTACTGGGGCTGACATTTTCGAACAGGTGGCAATCACTTTTGTGTAAGGCATTGACTGCCTGCTCCCAGTATTGGAGACGAATACGATAGCGACTGTGCTGTTTACCGACCGTCTCTTTTTCCTCCTTGGCTTTCGCGTTGATGCTGATCATCAACTCTTCGGCTTCCGGCGTGGGGATGATCTGTTCGACGTTGAGGTACAGGTCGTTGTCATGGCGATAAGGAGTGACTTTCATGCACTGCAGCGAGATACCGTTACCCAGCAGCCAGAGTGCCGTGCTGGTGACCTCTTTACGGAAATTCGCGGCGACAAACATCAGCCGCTGTGTATTCGTGCTGTTGAGCACTACTTCTTCCAAATCGGAGAACTCCAGAAATTCGACGACATTTGCGGCGGCGTCTTCGTTGCTGCGGCCGCTTTTGCTTAAGTATTCCTGGTAGGCCTTGATGATTTGTTCTTTGGTGAAGGTGGAACAGTAGCTGGCGTATTTGAGGGCCTGCCAGACGACGTCGCGGCCGGAATCGTCCAGTTTGTTTTCGATGATGACCAGGTTGCCGTCTTTGTCGAGTGCCAGCAGATCCAGACGTTCTTTGGTGTCGTCGAAGCCGTCAAACTCTTTCTGGATGATCAGCAACTCTTCCCCCAACGCGGCGGGCGTGTGGGCCAGCCATTCCTGCAGGTGGTGCCGTTCGGTAAAACCGAGTTCTGAGAATTTGGGGGAGTCGACTTCAATAATCCGGTTCGCTGCCTGGTCGATCTTATACATGGGCCATCTCTGCTACTGCATCTACGAAAAATTCATCGGAGAGCCAATGAGGAGTCAAAGGTTGTGTGCACGAATCCCCAGTGTAGCAAATGGTTACCTGATAGCAAGTTAGCGGTTGTAAAGTGGTCGGTAGTGAGTACCACAGACAACGAGTTTCGCGAACAGAATTAAGAGTAAGATCCGCTCAGAGGACGTTTCAAAGTTGAGCGGAGATCTGAGTTGTCTTCACAAGAATTTCAATTGGACAAACGACCTAAAGTAATTGTTCCAAAGCGTCACAAGCTATTGACGTGCTCCCTTTAAACGAGATCCAACAGGACATGTCCCTTCCGGAACACCGGCAAGGGGCGGCCGGAACTCGTATATAACAGAGTGTCCGGGGCAATGCCCAGCTGGTTCAGAATTGTTGCATTCACATCGGCAGGCGAACACACTGCAGAGACAGGTTCCGAACCAGTCTGATCCGTCGCCCCGTAGACAGCCCCCTGTCGAAAGCCCCCACCGGCAACCAGGACACTCATCGTCCGCGCCCAGTGATCGCGTCCCCCCTGGCAGTTGACCACCGGAGTCCGACCGAACTCGCCGGCGCAGTACACAATCGTTTCCGACAACAGTCCGCGCGTCTTCAGATCCGAAATCAAAGCAGCTAACGCCCGGTCAAGCTGTGGCAGTAGCGATTCACGCAACTGGGCAAAGTAGGGATTCTGTTCCGATACCAGCCAGTCGTAAAACTGTTTCCGCAGATCCTCCTGCGGGTTGAAAGCATCGCTACCCAGTGCGCGTGGCGGCACGGACGTCCCCGCTGCCTGCCAGCACTGCGAGCACAATCCGTATTCGGCAGCGGCCAGAAATCTGAAATGAATCATTCAGCAGCATTTCCACCCTTCGATACAGACTCGATCGGGTTTCCGCCATCGTGAGTGCTCCCATGGATAGTTTGACTTTCTGTTGTGAGAAAGCCACCAAAGTCGCCGCGTATTCCGCAGGCTGGTCTGTCTGACAGGCGGCAAACTGATCTGCTATCTGGTCCTGGCTGAGCCGCAGCTCCCGTTTCAGTTTCCAGAAGAAAGGTTGTGGCCACAATAGAATCTGGCACAGACTGGCCAGCTGCCAGGTCATCAGGTCACGTCTCTGAATATGTGACCATTCATATGCCAGGCTGTGCTGGAGTACCAGCTCATCAGGGCCTTCGACCACGCTTCGCGGCAGCAGAATGGTGGGGCGGAAGACACCGCAGACCAGGGGCACCTGGATCCGGTCCGACATGCTAAAGCGAATATCGATACGCGATAAGAACGCGGCAAACAATGTCCGGACACGTGTACTGCTCGATCCTGTCAGCGGTGTTGACTGAGAGAGCAGTCGCCAGGTCAGAGCCAGACCTGTCAGGAGGTAAACCAGTTGCACTGCAGAAATGAAAACGAATCCCGCGACCGTCCATAGCTGGACCGTCTGCCACACTCCCCGGGCTGACTTCACTCGAGGAACGCTGGCCTGAGCAGTGCTGGCCGGCAGTGAAGCCCCCTCGTTCACATCAGCAATTGTGGTTTCAGCAGTAACAGCAGGAGGTATGTTATGTGCAATATGGACTCCCTCAGGTTCGATGCTGCTGACATCCGGTGCGGGAGTTTTGAGAGTTTCCACAGTCGTCTCAGCCGGCAAGATCGGCACCAGGATAGCTGGTAGCCAGCTGAAGTTGATCAGCAGCAGCACGGCCAACAGAATCGAAAGCGACAGCTGAATCAGCCGCACACGTTCCAGTGGCTGCGTTATCCGCTGGAGCAGCAGCAGGCTCACCCCCAGCAGACAGAATGCAGGCAGTGAGAATCGTACAATCAAATCAAACAGAAACTCGACCGATATCATGAGTCTTTCTCCCTGTTTTCCTGCTTGGCCTTACGGGCTTTTGCGATCAGTTTTTCCAGATCACGCATTTCTTCAGGCGAGACATTCTCTGCCGAAAGCATGCTGAGTACGAATTTATCGAGGGCACCATCAAACACTTTTTCCACAAACCGGCTGGTCGCCTTCTCCAGCGTATACACTGGAGTGTAGTAGTCTGTGCGTCCTTCACTCCGCTTTTTGACGAAGCCTTTTCTGCACATGATGCGCACCAACGTCTGCACCGTTGTAAACGCACATTCTCCCCCCGGGCAAAGAGCCTCGTGAATGTCGCGGACCTTAGCTTCGCCCAGATTCCACATCACTTTCAGCAGATCGAGCTCACGATCACTTGGCGTGAGGGTTGTCATCAGGAACCTCCATTTGAAATCTCCACACACAACTAAACTAATAGTTTAGTTTAGCAAGACCAGGTACTCTGTCAATACGGCATTTTGAGAAAATCTCAAAGACATCAGCAACAAATACCATCTCAGATACGAAGATGCGTGTGTCGCTTTGGACTTTGTATTGTCCGTCAGCAATCCACAGAACTTGCAGTTGAAATCCTGGGAGAAGAGGAAACCAAAATACAAGACAAGGGTCAGCCCGCGAATATGTGTGAGTTTCACTAGCGCATAGGGAGTCCACGAATTTGGTCGTATTAAGACACGTACCGGAATACATATGAGTTGACAGGATTACAAAAGCGACCGGGATAACGGGGGGCGAGGAGAGGAGCATGACTTCAGGACCGACTGCGCCGAGCCATCCCGTTGATCCCATTGTTATGTGCCGTTTCGAAACAGTTCAGGCTCGCATACAGCAATAAGCAGGGTACGAGGAGAGTGAGGAAATCACCAATGCGATCACAGTCCCTGCAGCTCAACTGAGTTTGGGATGTTCTATGAGTTCCGTGAGCAAGAGACTTTATTGATTTTACTCCGCAGAGAGACGCAGATGTTTCAGATGGTTTTCAATATAGAATATTTAATATGAATTGCCCCTGCATCGACATAACTGGTTTGTAAAGCGCTACTTCTCCGTCTCAAACATCTTCCGATAATCTACCGCCGCAAACTCATCAGACAACTCATCAGCAGTCTTCCCTGCTAACGCACCGTCATGAGCAACGAAGCGTGCAGCAAATTGTAATGGTTTGTCTTTGGTAACACGCACGTCGTGACCGAGTGTCGGTGAGAGAATCATCAGTCCCCAGCCGCGGCTGTAGAATTCATTGCGGGTATTGTTGGGGTGGCTAAACAGAGCGATCCCCGCTGTCTGATTGCCGATGCGTCCAGTGCAGTCGATCCAGCGAGGGGCTTTACGATTACCTGAGATATCCCAATAATTGCCATCAGGATTCTTACGTTTTTCAGAATCGTGCATCATGCCACCATCATCGGGATCGATTAAATCGTTCACGCGCACCCCCATTAGCGAATGTCGATCTGCTTTCAATGTGAGTGATTGTGAATGCGGGCTGAGTTGAGTGAATTGATCAATAATTGTATAGGGACCACGTTGGAACAGTTTGTACCGGCGTTGTTCGCTGATGACGGACTTGCCTCCAGAACTTTCTTTATCGCGTAATTGCCAATCAAGTATCAAACGCAGTTGAATTTGGTCTGTCACCTTCCAGTCTGCTTTTACAATCTTCTGAATGCCCGAAGGGCCCATCTGGAACAGGTTGTGTGTCTTGTGAAATTTGTCTATGCGTTCTGTATTGGGATAGGGCAATTGTCGATAAAAATC
The sequence above is a segment of the Gimesia algae genome. Coding sequences within it:
- a CDS encoding type I restriction-modification system subunit M, giving the protein MNASQQRAALQRQIWQIANDVRGAVDGWDFKQYVLGTLFYRFISENFALYIEADDESIHYAELPDTVITPEIKDDAIKTKGYFIYPSQLFVNIAKAANTNESLNTDLASIFAAIEASAHGYPSEGDIKGLFADFDTTSNRLGNTVKDKNSRLADVLKGVAGLDFGDFQSNQIDLFGDAYEFLISNYAANAGKSGGEFFTPQHVSKLIARLAMHKQDSVNKIYDPACGSGSLLLQSKKHFDDHVIEEGFFGQEINHTTYNLARMNMFLHNINYDKFNIQLGNTLTEPHFGDEKPFDAIVSNPPYSVKWKGSDDPTLINDDRFAPAGVLAPKSKADFAFVLHALSYLSSKGRAAIVCFPGIFYRGGAEQKIRKYLVDNDYVETVISLAPNLFYGTTIAVNILVLSKHKTDSNIQFIDASGEDYFKKATNTNILTDEHIEAIMQAFDSKENIDHFAQSVSFETIAGNDYNLSVSSYVEPNDTREKVDIVQLNAELKTTMARIDQLRAEIDSIVAEIDGVEVEA
- a CDS encoding DUF4268 domain-containing protein; this translates as MYKIDQAANRIIEVDSPKFSELGFTERHHLQEWLAHTPAALGEELLIIQKEFDGFDDTKERLDLLALDKDGNLVIIENKLDDSGRDVVWQALKYASYCSTFTKEQIIKAYQEYLSKSGRSNEDAAANVVEFLEFSDLEEVVLNSTNTQRLMFVAANFRKEVTSTALWLLGNGISLQCMKVTPYRHDNDLYLNVEQIIPTPEAEELMISINAKAKEEKETVGKQHSRYRIRLQYWEQAVNALHKSDCHLFENVSPSKDQWISAGSGVSGCTFTLIFGKSESRVEVIMGRSDLKENKLIFDALASQKEILEDKFGYPLTWYRNDDKKVSRIQYPLEIDGYDKENWPELIDWMIKHMSRLEKTFKQPLLEAAEQMKKTLQEPVNTV
- a CDS encoding DUF1501 domain-containing protein, which translates into the protein MPPRALGSDAFNPQEDLRKQFYDWLVSEQNPYFAQLRESLLPQLDRALAALISDLKTRGLLSETIVYCAGEFGRTPVVNCQGGRDHWARTMSVLVAGGGFRQGAVYGATDQTGSEPVSAVCSPADVNATILNQLGIAPDTLLYTSSGRPLPVFRKGHVLLDLV
- a CDS encoding M56 family metallopeptidase; amino-acid sequence: MISVEFLFDLIVRFSLPAFCLLGVSLLLLQRITQPLERVRLIQLSLSILLAVLLLINFSWLPAILVPILPAETTVETLKTPAPDVSSIEPEGVHIAHNIPPAVTAETTIADVNEGASLPASTAQASVPRVKSARGVWQTVQLWTVAGFVFISAVQLVYLLTGLALTWRLLSQSTPLTGSSSTRVRTLFAAFLSRIDIRFSMSDRIQVPLVCGVFRPTILLPRSVVEGPDELVLQHSLAYEWSHIQRRDLMTWQLASLCQILLWPQPFFWKLKRELRLSQDQIADQFAACQTDQPAEYAATLVAFSQQKVKLSMGALTMAETRSSLYRRVEMLLNDSFQISGRCRIRIVLAVLAGSGDVRAATRTG
- a CDS encoding BlaI/MecI/CopY family transcriptional regulator, whose product is MTTLTPSDRELDLLKVMWNLGEAKVRDIHEALCPGGECAFTTVQTLVRIMCRKGFVKKRSEGRTDYYTPVYTLEKATSRFVEKVFDGALDKFVLSMLSAENVSPEEMRDLEKLIAKARKAKQENREKDS
- a CDS encoding DUF6807 family protein; the protein is MFELSRRNFLSQGAAGVSTAMLTSLTRGDAPVSEKKYAVVDEVAFRGQTRRLKLMQGDRYMAALIFPTDYPTHFRLKPELYPVCTPSGVPVTDTHQYCFIHHQSIMTGHGKVHVDGTDHAVDFYRQLPYPNTERIDKFHKTHNLFQMGPSGIQKIVKADWKVTDQIQLRLILDWQLRDKESSGGKSVISEQRRYKLFQRGPYTIIDQFTQLSPHSQSLTLKADRHSLMGVRVNDLIDPDDGGMMHDSEKRKNPDGNYWDISGNRKAPRWIDCTGRIGNQTAGIALFSHPNNTRNEFYSRGWGLMILSPTLGHDVRVTKDKPLQFAARFVAHDGALAGKTADELSDEFAAVDYRKMFETEK